One window of the Brevibacterium limosum genome contains the following:
- the pdxS gene encoding pyridoxal 5'-phosphate synthase lyase subunit PdxS: MTETQTLLNTGLAQMLKGGVIMDVVNEEQARIAEAAGASAVMALERVPADIRAQGGVARMSDPDLIDSIISAVSIPVMAKARIGHFVEAQILETLGVDYIDESEVLSPADYVNHIDKSVFKVPFVCGATNLGEALRRITEGASMIRSKGEAGTGDVSEAMRHLRTISSEIRALGAKSEDELYVAAKEIAAPYHLVKQVASLGRLPVVTFVAGGIATPADAAMMMQLGADGVFVGSGIFKSGNPEARAKAIVEATTHFDDSQAVAKASRGLGDAMVGINVADVPAPHRLAERGW; this comes from the coding sequence ATGACCGAAACACAGACCCTGCTCAACACCGGACTGGCCCAGATGCTCAAGGGCGGCGTCATCATGGACGTCGTCAACGAAGAGCAGGCACGCATCGCCGAGGCGGCAGGAGCCTCAGCCGTGATGGCCCTCGAACGGGTCCCCGCAGACATCCGCGCCCAGGGCGGCGTCGCCCGGATGAGCGATCCCGATCTCATCGATTCGATCATCAGCGCCGTGTCCATCCCGGTCATGGCCAAAGCCCGCATCGGGCATTTCGTCGAAGCACAGATCCTCGAGACCCTCGGCGTCGACTACATCGACGAATCAGAGGTCCTCTCCCCCGCCGACTACGTCAACCACATCGACAAGTCCGTCTTCAAGGTGCCGTTCGTCTGTGGTGCGACCAACCTCGGTGAGGCACTGCGCCGCATCACCGAAGGCGCATCGATGATCCGGTCGAAGGGTGAAGCCGGCACCGGCGACGTCTCCGAGGCGATGCGCCATCTGCGCACCATCAGCTCCGAGATCCGTGCGCTGGGCGCGAAGAGCGAAGATGAGCTCTACGTCGCGGCCAAGGAGATCGCGGCCCCGTACCACCTGGTCAAGCAGGTCGCCAGCCTCGGCCGCCTGCCCGTCGTGACGTTCGTCGCCGGCGGCATCGCCACCCCGGCGGATGCGGCGATGATGATGCAGCTCGGTGCCGATGGCGTCTTCGTCGGCTCCGGAATCTTCAAGTCCGGCAACCCTGAGGCCCGTGCGAAGGCCATCGTCGAAGCGACCACTCACTTCGACGACTCGCAGGCTGTGGCCAAGGCCTCCCGCGGACTCGGCGATGCGATGGTCGGCATCAATGTCGCCGATGTCCCCGCACCGCACCGTCTGGCCGAACGCGGCTGGTGA
- a CDS encoding PIG-L deacetylase family protein, protein MTEIPLFDDSDINRVLCVVAHPDDMEYGGSAAVSKWTDEGKEVAYLLLTRGEAGIRDLSPEEVAPLRAEEQRRACNIVGVDDLEILDFPDGLLEPTIELRRAIARKIREFRPNAVVVTAFDLQVQWGLNHVDHRHAGVATVDAIRDADNPWVFTDLKDEGLEAWKADRLLVNGAQPTHAVALTAEHVDRGVRSLEAHKVYLDALGDHPAPKDMIPGITTSGGELARIDYALPITVVDM, encoded by the coding sequence ATGACTGAGATCCCGCTTTTCGATGACTCTGATATCAACCGTGTGCTCTGCGTGGTCGCCCATCCCGACGATATGGAATACGGAGGGTCGGCCGCAGTGTCGAAGTGGACCGATGAGGGCAAGGAGGTTGCGTATCTCCTGCTCACCCGGGGGGAGGCAGGTATCCGTGACTTGAGCCCGGAGGAAGTTGCACCGTTGCGCGCCGAGGAGCAGCGTCGGGCATGCAATATCGTCGGCGTCGACGATCTGGAGATCCTCGACTTCCCGGATGGTCTGCTGGAACCCACTATCGAGCTGCGTCGGGCGATTGCGCGGAAGATCCGCGAGTTCCGTCCGAATGCGGTTGTGGTGACGGCCTTCGATCTTCAGGTGCAGTGGGGGCTCAATCATGTCGATCATCGCCATGCTGGAGTCGCCACGGTCGATGCCATCCGCGATGCCGACAATCCCTGGGTCTTCACCGACCTCAAGGACGAAGGGCTCGAAGCATGGAAAGCCGATCGGCTGCTCGTCAACGGTGCCCAGCCCACACATGCCGTGGCCCTCACCGCCGAGCACGTCGACCGTGGTGTGCGATCGCTCGAGGCGCACAAGGTCTATTTGGACGCACTCGGTGACCATCCGGCACCGAAGGACATGATCCCCGGCATCACCACAAGCGGCGGAGAACTCGCCCGCATCGACTATGCTCTGCCGATCACCGTCGTCGACATGTGA
- a CDS encoding DUF2087 domain-containing protein, with protein sequence MTKDKDFKRLVRTRMTETGENFTTARTALLAANQNASQSAEATSESTIDPQIDRFRAKTLRTFMPNGRITAIPTKRRALVLILIEVLASLDPDRVYDEKQLNGILGEFHPDFALLRRELIDYRLLERNAHTGEYWVNPNPPTHTGSQAQEMAGLEVFLR encoded by the coding sequence ATGACCAAGGACAAGGATTTCAAGAGGCTCGTTCGCACGCGGATGACCGAAACCGGTGAGAACTTCACCACTGCGCGCACCGCACTGCTCGCCGCGAATCAGAACGCGAGCCAGAGTGCGGAAGCCACCAGCGAATCCACCATCGACCCGCAGATCGATCGGTTTCGGGCGAAGACACTGAGAACGTTCATGCCGAATGGTCGCATCACGGCCATTCCGACGAAACGTCGCGCTCTCGTCCTCATCCTCATCGAGGTCCTCGCCTCCCTCGACCCGGACCGGGTCTACGACGAGAAGCAGCTCAACGGCATCCTCGGCGAATTCCACCCGGACTTCGCCCTGCTGCGTCGCGAGCTCATCGACTACCGACTGCTCGAACGCAATGCCCACACGGGGGAGTACTGGGTGAACCCGAACCCGCCGACCCACACCGGCTCACAGGCGCAGGAGATGGCCGGGCTCGAGGTGTTTCTGCGCTGA
- a CDS encoding YchJ family protein: MICPCSGMPPGTDFDDCCRPALDGETWPTTAEALMRSRYTAFVRGDEDHLFRTWHARTRPDDVGVDDATTWLGLEILSTTDGGPDDATGTVHFRARFRDHLDDHILEENSSFVRRAGRWMYLEALEN; encoded by the coding sequence ATGATCTGCCCCTGCTCCGGAATGCCCCCAGGCACCGACTTCGACGACTGCTGCCGACCTGCCCTCGACGGTGAAACCTGGCCCACCACCGCCGAGGCGCTCATGCGCTCCCGCTACACCGCCTTCGTCCGCGGCGACGAAGACCACCTCTTCCGGACGTGGCATGCCAGGACCCGCCCCGACGACGTCGGAGTCGATGACGCCACCACCTGGCTCGGCCTCGAGATCCTGTCCACCACCGACGGGGGTCCAGACGATGCCACCGGAACGGTGCACTTCCGGGCGAGATTCCGGGACCACCTCGACGATCATATCCTCGAAGAGAACTCCTCCTTCGTCCGCAGAGCAGGACGGTGGATGTACCTCGAAGCTCTGGAGAACTGA
- a CDS encoding HhH-GPD-type base excision DNA repair protein, whose protein sequence is MTSLFLSGDPKADALLAEDRFALLVGMLLDQQVTMESAFAGPAKLAERLGKLDVDEIAEMNPDDFLDTFAQSPAVHRFPKSMAGRVQKLAAAIVDEYDGNAEAIWTDGDPSGAEVLKRLKKLPGFGDQKAKIFLALLGKQFGLQAEGWQEAAGDYGDAEARRSIADVVDDVTLQEVRAFKKQQKAAAKAAKAANK, encoded by the coding sequence ATGACTTCACTGTTCCTGTCTGGAGATCCGAAGGCCGATGCACTGTTGGCCGAAGACCGCTTCGCTCTGCTCGTCGGGATGCTGCTCGATCAGCAGGTGACCATGGAGAGTGCCTTCGCGGGGCCGGCCAAGCTGGCCGAACGACTGGGCAAGCTCGATGTCGACGAGATCGCAGAGATGAATCCGGATGATTTCCTCGACACCTTCGCCCAGTCTCCTGCAGTTCACCGGTTCCCGAAGTCGATGGCCGGACGGGTGCAGAAGCTGGCGGCGGCCATCGTCGACGAATACGACGGGAATGCTGAGGCGATCTGGACTGATGGTGACCCCAGCGGTGCTGAGGTCCTCAAACGGCTGAAGAAGCTGCCCGGATTCGGTGATCAGAAGGCCAAGATCTTCCTGGCGCTGCTCGGCAAGCAGTTCGGACTCCAGGCCGAGGGCTGGCAGGAGGCAGCTGGTGACTACGGTGACGCGGAGGCTCGCCGTTCGATCGCCGATGTCGTCGACGACGTCACTCTGCAAGAGGTGCGCGCCTTCAAGAAACAGCAGAAGGCTGCGGCCAAGGCGGCAAAGGCAGCGAACAAGTAG
- a CDS encoding winged helix DNA-binding domain-containing protein, protein MDAQQISAARLIAQGLVGPPPSSPTGTDLSPAGAVVEHLGCVQAQALGGALVSLALRSGRDLSEGVAAVRAAIDAGEIVRSWTQRGTIHLTTAKDLGWILGLTGARTMKSTANRRKHFGITDAMIDTAARLAATAIRDRGPLTREQLLDAFAPIDAGDEYGHARYLITSLALQNIIVQAPMIEGKDDMRYVLTADWVPAPTELDAEAAEHEWVRRFVTSHGPVTVDDVTRWTGLPKTRMRKAIQAGIDAGEIVSADIDGTDYVHAPDLEDRLSEWETAAQETMLLPGFDEIILGYKDRSATLDPANERLVVPGGNGMFKNTVVTGTRARATWKRSPRKTGPRVLVEAFPGETVDCEAVESVSETHPAFI, encoded by the coding sequence ATGGACGCACAGCAGATCTCGGCCGCCCGTCTGATCGCTCAGGGCCTCGTCGGACCTCCGCCGTCGTCACCGACAGGCACCGACCTCTCACCTGCCGGTGCCGTCGTCGAGCACCTCGGCTGCGTCCAGGCGCAAGCGCTCGGCGGAGCATTGGTCTCGCTGGCACTGCGATCGGGCCGCGATCTCAGCGAAGGCGTGGCCGCAGTCCGCGCCGCCATCGATGCCGGAGAGATCGTACGGTCCTGGACCCAACGCGGCACAATCCATCTGACCACGGCCAAGGACCTCGGGTGGATCCTCGGCCTGACGGGGGCGCGGACGATGAAATCCACCGCCAACCGGCGCAAGCACTTCGGCATCACCGACGCGATGATCGACACCGCTGCTCGGCTGGCTGCGACCGCCATCAGAGACCGTGGACCGCTGACCCGCGAACAGCTGCTCGACGCGTTTGCACCCATCGACGCCGGTGACGAATACGGTCACGCCCGATACCTCATCACCTCCCTGGCACTGCAGAACATCATCGTCCAAGCTCCCATGATCGAGGGCAAGGACGACATGAGATATGTGCTCACCGCTGATTGGGTGCCCGCTCCCACAGAATTGGACGCCGAGGCGGCCGAACACGAATGGGTGAGACGCTTCGTCACCAGCCACGGACCGGTGACGGTCGACGACGTGACCCGGTGGACGGGACTGCCGAAGACGAGAATGAGAAAAGCCATCCAAGCCGGAATCGACGCCGGTGAGATCGTGAGCGCGGACATCGACGGCACCGACTATGTGCACGCCCCGGACCTCGAGGACCGATTGTCCGAATGGGAGACCGCGGCACAGGAGACCATGCTCCTGCCGGGATTCGACGAGATCATCCTCGGATACAAGGACCGCAGCGCCACGCTCGACCCCGCGAACGAAAGACTCGTTGTGCCCGGCGGCAACGGAATGTTCAAGAACACGGTGGTGACCGGCACCCGTGCACGCGCCACATGGAAGCGGTCACCGCGGAAGACCGGTCCGCGAGTCCTGGTCGAAGCATTCCCCGGCGAAACGGTCGACTGTGAGGCTGTCGAATCGGTGAGCGAAACCCACCCAGCCTTCATCTGA
- the pdxR gene encoding MocR-like pyridoxine biosynthesis transcription factor PdxR has product MDSTSQDRMQAEGIALPMNVDKGLPTPLPDQLTQELRRLISEGTLRPGDAVPSSRRLAKHLGISRGSVETAYAQLAVEGFLIAAERSATRINPDLPGASRTPHPRRRIPDSPRRRLRNYVDLRPGFGGDDPLREPAFRRAWRESLDLDPGPIDPLGQPRARWAIADYLRLARGMAVDPDEIILTSGSRDGLRLLLSTGISGSIAVENPGFPGLRQAMTDQHLVPLDTASSSSAPTEVGAAVVTPNHQFPHGTPMPVDQRARLLDWAARGDVLLVEDDYDSEARFTRTVLPTLFDLASSTGSAARVVHIGTFSTLLTSAVSTGYVIARGETSERLMSMRTALGPAFSPILQMAIASYLASGGLRRRISRGRRRLRAAEEVVAEIGPIPGLVHDGRTLVIETTQEQAESLLRQLADRGILVGSLARGWTGGNEARHGLVIAHSNVEAPVLQDALGEVKTLLSRMRS; this is encoded by the coding sequence ATGGATTCGACGTCACAGGATCGCATGCAGGCCGAGGGCATCGCACTGCCGATGAACGTCGACAAGGGTCTGCCGACTCCCCTGCCCGATCAGCTCACTCAGGAGCTGCGCCGTCTGATCTCGGAGGGGACTCTGCGTCCCGGAGATGCGGTGCCCTCGAGTCGTCGGCTGGCCAAGCACCTCGGGATCTCCCGCGGCAGTGTGGAGACCGCCTACGCGCAGCTCGCCGTCGAGGGATTCCTCATCGCCGCCGAACGCTCGGCCACACGGATCAACCCCGACCTGCCCGGAGCGTCGCGAACACCGCATCCGCGGCGCCGGATTCCCGATTCGCCGAGGCGGCGCCTGCGCAACTACGTCGACCTGCGCCCGGGATTCGGCGGTGACGACCCTCTGCGCGAACCGGCCTTCCGCCGGGCCTGGAGGGAATCCCTCGACCTCGACCCGGGCCCGATCGATCCCTTGGGCCAACCCCGTGCCCGCTGGGCGATCGCCGACTATCTGCGACTGGCGCGTGGTATGGCGGTCGACCCCGATGAGATCATCCTCACCAGCGGATCTCGCGACGGACTGCGGCTGCTGCTGAGCACCGGCATCTCCGGCTCCATCGCCGTGGAGAATCCCGGGTTCCCGGGCCTGCGGCAGGCAATGACCGACCAGCATCTCGTTCCCCTGGACACCGCCTCCTCTTCGTCGGCTCCGACCGAAGTGGGCGCCGCCGTGGTGACCCCGAATCATCAGTTTCCACACGGAACGCCGATGCCGGTCGACCAGCGTGCCCGGCTGTTGGACTGGGCGGCTCGAGGCGATGTCCTCCTCGTCGAAGACGACTACGACAGTGAGGCCCGCTTCACCCGCACCGTGCTCCCGACACTCTTCGACCTCGCATCATCGACCGGCAGCGCAGCCCGGGTCGTCCATATCGGCACCTTCTCCACTCTGCTGACCTCGGCCGTATCGACCGGGTACGTCATCGCCCGCGGGGAGACCTCGGAGAGGCTGATGAGCATGCGCACGGCGCTCGGCCCCGCGTTCTCACCGATTCTGCAGATGGCCATCGCCTCCTACCTCGCCTCCGGTGGGCTGCGTCGTCGCATCTCCCGTGGTCGACGTCGACTGCGGGCCGCCGAGGAGGTCGTGGCCGAGATCGGTCCGATCCCCGGTCTGGTCCATGACGGACGCACTCTCGTCATCGAAACGACTCAGGAGCAGGCCGAGAGCCTGCTGCGGCAGCTGGCCGACCGCGGCATCCTCGTCGGCTCATTGGCCCGCGGCTGGACCGGCGGGAACGAGGCCAGGCACGGTCTGGTCATCGCTCATTCGAACGTCGAGGCCCCTGTGCTGCAGGACGCCTTGGGAGAAGTGAAGACCCTGTTGAGTAGGATGCGGTCATGA
- the pdxT gene encoding pyridoxal 5'-phosphate synthase glutaminase subunit PdxT, whose amino-acid sequence MRVGVLALQGAFREHLLMLGSLGVDTLKVTGPDHLTDIDALILPGGESTAMVRIAAGTDLFATLRERMTGGLPVFGTCAGLILLADRLSDDSLGGYDRLGGLDITVARNAYGRQRESFTAPLTVRGLDEPVEGTFIRAPQILDFGSDTEVLARHGDMPVLVRQGSVWGASFHPELGTDRRIHAEFLHRNT is encoded by the coding sequence GTGAGAGTCGGCGTCCTCGCCCTCCAGGGAGCCTTCCGTGAGCACCTGCTCATGCTCGGCTCCCTGGGGGTCGACACCCTCAAGGTCACCGGGCCCGACCACCTCACCGACATCGATGCGCTCATCCTGCCCGGCGGCGAGTCCACGGCCATGGTGCGCATCGCCGCCGGCACGGATCTCTTCGCGACTCTGCGCGAACGCATGACCGGTGGTCTGCCGGTCTTCGGCACGTGCGCGGGGCTCATTCTCCTGGCGGATCGGCTCAGCGACGATTCTCTGGGCGGGTACGACCGCCTCGGCGGGCTCGATATCACCGTGGCCCGCAACGCCTATGGTCGACAGCGCGAGTCGTTCACCGCCCCGCTGACCGTCCGCGGTCTGGACGAACCGGTCGAAGGCACATTCATCCGGGCTCCGCAGATCCTCGATTTCGGGTCCGACACCGAGGTGCTCGCCCGTCACGGAGACATGCCAGTCCTCGTCCGGCAGGGTTCGGTGTGGGGCGCCAGCTTCCACCCGGAGCTGGGGACGGACCGGCGAATCCACGCAGAATTCCTCCACCGCAACACGTGA
- a CDS encoding phosphoribosyltransferase, whose amino-acid sequence MAYHADSTDLDDKEILSWDKFGRSAREMAQTIADSDYDPEIVIAVARGGLLPAGALAYALGLKLSDAINVEFYTDVHETLPDPILLAPMLDIEAIKGKKLLVVDDVADSGRTLALVLELLRKHGAEAQSAVIYAKSASIIDPNFVWKRTDQWIVFPWSAEPPVEPSK is encoded by the coding sequence ATGGCCTACCACGCCGATTCGACCGATCTCGACGACAAAGAGATTCTCAGCTGGGACAAGTTCGGCCGATCGGCGCGTGAGATGGCGCAGACCATCGCGGATTCCGACTACGACCCCGAGATCGTCATCGCCGTGGCCCGCGGTGGACTGCTGCCCGCCGGCGCACTGGCCTACGCCCTCGGGCTCAAGCTCTCCGACGCCATCAACGTCGAGTTCTACACCGACGTCCACGAGACCCTGCCCGACCCCATCCTGCTCGCCCCGATGCTCGACATCGAAGCGATCAAGGGCAAGAAGCTGCTCGTCGTCGACGACGTCGCCGACTCCGGTCGCACCCTGGCCCTCGTGCTCGAACTGCTGCGCAAGCACGGTGCCGAAGCCCAGTCTGCCGTCATCTACGCGAAGTCCGCGTCGATCATCGACCCGAACTTCGTGTGGAAGCGCACCGATCAGTGGATCGTCTTCCCCTGGTCGGCCGAACCGCCGGTCGAACCCAGCAAGTAA
- a CDS encoding carboxylesterase family protein, with protein sequence MEETRDIAAPCGRVRAYVADDVIRARGIRYARAGRFLPPVDEPPVEFIDGAQPGPASPQLRRDPNAGMTFDQLGGLPISEDCLRVSVTMPKDTPTEAELPVLVWIHGGAYVAGAGDAEIYDPHALAAEQNIIVVSVTYRLGVLGYLGTGRDDHLNLGVLDQISALRWVRTNISAFGGNPDNVTIAGQSAGADACAHLMIAEGAEGLFHRVLMASAPLGLAGGTDTMNWAMGKVAQKIDPASSVDDILRAQEEVHRAALVGGLHAGMCFGVRYGRYPLPSRSDAATAWAEVAPKYEVLMTRTEREIAFFAGFVPTFRRLHDRRLTSPMLESLISGITSAVYTRAGREFYDRHRMSGGQGARLLIVSRGDGSFFDAAHSGDLPLIFPGEIWHRSFLDYGATTDIAGPELRRIWGTFATSGTLPRVRVPGLIDIMG encoded by the coding sequence ATGGAGGAGACACGGGACATCGCCGCCCCGTGCGGACGCGTCCGCGCCTATGTCGCCGACGACGTGATCCGCGCACGCGGCATCCGCTACGCCCGCGCAGGACGTTTCCTCCCTCCCGTCGACGAACCCCCGGTCGAATTCATCGACGGTGCTCAGCCCGGCCCGGCGAGCCCGCAGCTGCGCCGCGACCCGAACGCCGGAATGACCTTCGACCAGCTCGGTGGGCTTCCCATCAGCGAAGACTGTCTACGTGTGAGCGTGACGATGCCGAAGGACACCCCCACCGAGGCGGAGCTGCCCGTCCTCGTCTGGATCCACGGCGGAGCCTATGTCGCCGGGGCCGGGGATGCGGAGATCTACGATCCGCACGCCCTGGCCGCCGAGCAGAACATCATCGTCGTCTCCGTGACCTACCGCCTCGGTGTCCTCGGCTACCTCGGAACCGGTCGAGACGACCACCTCAACCTCGGAGTGCTCGACCAGATCTCCGCCCTGCGCTGGGTGCGGACGAACATCTCTGCCTTCGGCGGCAACCCGGACAACGTCACAATCGCGGGCCAAAGCGCCGGAGCCGATGCCTGCGCCCACCTCATGATCGCCGAAGGCGCCGAAGGACTCTTCCACCGAGTGCTCATGGCCTCGGCCCCCTTGGGCCTGGCCGGTGGGACGGACACGATGAACTGGGCGATGGGGAAGGTCGCGCAGAAGATCGACCCGGCATCCAGTGTCGACGACATCCTCCGGGCCCAGGAGGAAGTGCACAGAGCCGCCCTCGTCGGGGGTCTGCATGCCGGAATGTGCTTCGGAGTCCGCTACGGCCGCTACCCGCTGCCATCACGTTCGGATGCGGCGACCGCTTGGGCCGAAGTCGCGCCGAAATACGAAGTGCTCATGACCCGCACAGAACGCGAGATCGCCTTCTTCGCCGGATTCGTGCCCACCTTCCGTCGCCTCCACGACCGGCGCCTGACCTCGCCCATGCTCGAATCGCTCATATCAGGAATCACCTCGGCGGTGTACACCCGGGCCGGACGCGAATTCTACGACCGGCACCGCATGTCGGGCGGGCAAGGGGCCCGTCTGCTCATCGTCTCCCGCGGAGACGGCAGCTTCTTCGACGCCGCACACTCCGGAGACCTGCCGCTGATCTTTCCCGGCGAGATCTGGCACAGATCCTTTCTCGACTACGGCGCGACCACCGATATCGCCGGTCCCGAACTGCGTCGGATCTGGGGCACCTTCGCCACCTCGGGCACTCTGCCGCGAGTGCGTGTGCCCGGCCTCATCGACATCATGGGCTGA
- a CDS encoding diacylglycerol/lipid kinase family protein, with protein sequence MDEQQRTRTPASRTVAAEDQSAWSQRRTDVGIILNPKHAATRRAYAALVQGLRSASAHYRSVTTSVERSGHRQAEQLIRWGADIVIILGGDGTIRAAAPVLAEAEILTFLVPGGTANVLCRHIGLGSSRHAIDHCVGTVATIIRGGTTSSLNVPINTAELRQADGSRHRSGFISLAGIGGDARAVAHHHAAPGLAGYAWGAARALFAADFTLRTGEVGPRPVWSVMASKATRPAGPIVVFPEARIDAEAFSVLTVGPLPHQFTARCRAWAGIAAACLQGRPQAHPLMDYRRTTETAIVLESPVPAQLDGDLIGDCLELRVNAGERKLRVSAPTT encoded by the coding sequence ATGGACGAACAACAGAGGACACGCACACCGGCGAGCAGGACGGTCGCCGCAGAAGACCAGTCGGCATGGTCGCAGCGAAGAACCGACGTCGGGATCATCCTCAATCCCAAACATGCGGCGACCCGGCGAGCGTATGCCGCTCTGGTGCAGGGCCTGCGTTCGGCTTCCGCACACTACCGAAGCGTGACGACCAGCGTCGAACGCTCCGGTCATCGGCAAGCCGAACAGCTCATCAGATGGGGAGCCGACATCGTCATCATCCTCGGCGGGGACGGCACCATCCGTGCGGCGGCCCCGGTGCTCGCCGAGGCGGAGATCCTCACATTCCTCGTCCCGGGCGGGACCGCGAACGTCCTCTGCCGCCACATCGGCCTCGGTTCGTCCCGGCACGCAATCGACCACTGTGTGGGCACGGTGGCGACGATCATCCGAGGCGGAACCACGAGCAGTCTGAACGTTCCGATCAATACTGCGGAGCTTCGGCAAGCAGACGGCAGTCGACATCGCAGCGGGTTCATCAGCCTCGCAGGCATCGGGGGAGACGCCCGCGCCGTCGCCCACCACCATGCCGCCCCGGGGCTGGCCGGCTACGCGTGGGGAGCCGCCCGTGCCCTCTTCGCCGCCGACTTCACATTGCGCACAGGGGAAGTCGGCCCGCGGCCGGTGTGGTCGGTGATGGCATCGAAGGCGACTCGTCCGGCAGGGCCCATCGTCGTATTCCCGGAGGCACGAATCGACGCGGAGGCCTTCTCCGTGCTCACAGTCGGACCGCTCCCGCACCAGTTCACGGCACGTTGCCGAGCGTGGGCGGGAATCGCCGCAGCATGCCTGCAGGGCAGACCGCAGGCACATCCGCTCATGGACTATCGCCGAACCACGGAAACGGCGATCGTGCTCGAATCACCTGTGCCGGCACAACTCGACGGCGACCTCATCGGGGACTGCCTGGAACTGCGGGTCAACGCTGGTGAGAGGAAGCTGCGGGTGTCTGCGCCGACGACGTGA
- a CDS encoding NAD(P)-binding domain-containing protein → MVCRINELLIDSHWPIVIIGAGQAGLSAAHYLWRDGLAPGKDFIILDAGDGPGGAWRERWDSLTLGSTNHISDLPGFPLGRPDPTVPASQIVSDYYSRFERELELCVIRPAEVSTVRSEEPGRGRFTITATIDGEHVSLSSDFLINATGTWTQPYVPFIPGIAEFEGHQLHTVNFRDVEDFRGLRTLVVGGGISATQFLLELAEVTDTLWSTRRPPNFTSREFDGQWGLEVERAVRERTLSGLAPASVVRTTGLPIRREFREGIDSGVLVSRGMFDRILPHAVHFPGLGDTQQPTTSEGLGPSASDHLAVPESWAPFDESRVEEVDVIFWNTGFRAALKHLAPLHLRTPDGGIAMETEVAVKDDPRLFLVGYGSASSTVGATRAGRIAARELLKRMSGDRQPQRRSGALST, encoded by the coding sequence ATGGTGTGCCGAATCAACGAGCTCCTGATCGATTCTCACTGGCCTATCGTCATCATCGGCGCAGGCCAAGCCGGACTGTCCGCAGCACACTACCTGTGGCGCGACGGACTCGCACCGGGTAAGGATTTCATTATCCTCGATGCCGGAGACGGACCTGGTGGAGCCTGGCGAGAACGGTGGGACTCCTTGACCCTGGGTTCCACGAACCATATCTCCGACTTGCCCGGATTCCCTCTTGGCCGTCCCGACCCGACCGTGCCCGCCTCGCAGATCGTCTCCGACTACTACTCCCGGTTCGAACGCGAGCTCGAACTCTGCGTCATCCGCCCGGCTGAAGTGAGCACCGTCCGCTCCGAAGAACCCGGACGTGGTCGCTTCACCATCACCGCCACAATCGACGGTGAACATGTGTCGCTCTCCAGCGACTTCCTCATCAATGCAACCGGCACCTGGACTCAGCCCTACGTCCCTTTCATCCCCGGCATCGCCGAGTTCGAAGGCCACCAGCTGCATACCGTGAACTTCCGTGACGTCGAGGACTTCCGCGGACTGCGCACGCTCGTCGTCGGCGGCGGAATCTCCGCCACGCAGTTTCTCCTCGAACTCGCCGAGGTGACCGACACGCTGTGGTCCACACGCCGTCCCCCGAATTTCACGTCCAGAGAATTCGACGGCCAATGGGGCCTCGAAGTCGAGCGAGCCGTCCGCGAACGAACTCTGTCCGGGCTGGCCCCGGCCAGCGTCGTGCGAACCACGGGACTGCCGATCCGTCGAGAATTCCGCGAAGGGATCGATTCCGGAGTTCTGGTCTCCCGAGGCATGTTCGATCGCATCCTTCCCCACGCGGTCCACTTCCCCGGGCTCGGCGACACCCAACAGCCGACCACCTCGGAGGGCTTGGGGCCATCAGCCAGCGACCACCTGGCAGTGCCCGAGTCCTGGGCACCGTTCGACGAATCCCGTGTCGAAGAGGTCGACGTGATCTTCTGGAACACCGGGTTCCGGGCCGCGCTCAAACACCTTGCGCCTTTGCACCTGCGCACACCGGACGGTGGGATCGCTATGGAAACTGAGGTCGCCGTCAAAGACGACCCCCGGCTCTTCCTCGTCGGCTACGGATCGGCCAGTTCCACCGTCGGTGCCACCAGGGCGGGAAGGATTGCGGCCAGGGAACTGCTCAAACGCATGTCAGGGGACCGACAGCCTCAGCGCAGGTCTGGGGCCTTGAGCACCTGA